Proteins co-encoded in one Aspergillus fumigatus Af293 chromosome 6, whole genome shotgun sequence genomic window:
- a CDS encoding flavin-containing monooxygenase codes for MKQFFFGSDSKSRKPRPVEDKWIVEERSIDKARPLRVVIIGSGISGIIASIRFRQRIPNVDLCVYEKNEDIGGTWLENRYPGCACDIPAHTYQATFEPNKEWSTFYAAAPEIHAYWKRVAEKYGCMKYIKLKQAVVEAVWDDSKSKWQLKVQDIQTDTVYTDECNILISATGALNSWKWPDIPGLHDFKGKLQHSARWDESYDYTGKRAAVIGNGSSGIQIVPGMLPKVAHIDHYIRGRTWLSPTFARQHVDKRGGAELENFSFTPEEIETFKKDHSAYQRFRKEIELELQSVHGVTLLGTPEQIGAREVFLQNMKRRLSRKPEMCEDLIPSFPPVCRRLTPGPGYLEALTDDKVDVITSKIVKVDAEGIITADGQHHPTDVLVCATGFDTTFNPRFPVIGRNGVTLANRWQKTPETYLSLAVDGFPNYFICLGPNAALGEGNLLLLIEKEIDYFTLCVQKMQRDNIRAMSVKKEAVEMFTRYCDQYFSRTVFSEKCRSWYKGGTEDGRVIALWPGSSLHSMKALAHPRWEDYTYDYVNDNPNGWLGDGWTENEKLKKINVDYLNDDEIDFPTNVIAVLDQ; via the exons atgaagcaaTTCTTCTTTGGTAGCGATTCTAAGAGCCGAAAGCCACGGCCTGTCGAGGATAAGTGGATCGTGGAAGAGCGTTCCATCGATAAAGCCCGTCCTCTGAGAGTCGTTATCATTGGATCGGGCATTTCTGGAATCATCGCCTCCATTCGCTTCAGACAACGGATCCCCAACGTGGATCTCTGCGTGTATGAGAAGAATGAAGATATCGGCGGCACCTGGCTCGAGAACAGATATCCCGGTTGTGCATGTG ACATCCCAGCCCATACGTATCAAGCTACTTTTGAGCCAAACAAAGAATGGTCGACGTTCTATGCTGCCGCTCCGGAGATCCACGCGTACTGGAAACGTGTGGCTGAAAAGTATGGTTGCATGAAGTACATCAAGCTGAAGCAGGCAGTTGTTGAAGCTGTCTGGGACGACTCGAAGAGCAAGTGGCAATTAAAG GTCCAAGACATTCAGACAGACACGGTGTACACGGACGAATGTAATATATTGATCTCCGCAACTGGTGCATTGAACTCGTGGAAGTGGCCAGATATCCCAGGGTTGCACGACTTCAAGGGCAAGCTGCAGCATAGTGCCCGTTGGGATGAGAGCTATGATTACACC GGCAAAAGAGCTGCGGTGATAGGAAATGGATCGAGCGGCATCCAGATCGTTCCTGGCATGCTACCAAAGGTAGCTCACATCGACCACTACATTAGGGGGCGAACATGGCTCTCCCCCACCTTTGCCCGCCAACATGTGGATAAACGAGGGGGAGCTGAACTGGAGAACT TCTCGTTTActccagaagagattgaAACCTTCAAGAAGGACCACAGCGCCTACCAGAGGTTCCGCAAAG AAATCGAACTCGAGTTGCAATCAGTCCACGGTGTGACGCTACTTGGCACACCTGAACAGATCGGCGCGAGAGAGGTCTTCCTACAGAATATGAAGCGCCGACTCTCAAGGAAGCCTGAAATGTGCGAAGATTTGATACCCTCGTTCCCCCCTGTGTGCCGACGGCTCACTCCAGGCCCGGGATATCTTGAGGCCTTGACGGACGACAAAGTGGACGTCATCACAagcaagatcgtcaaagTCGATGCAGAGGGAATCATCACAGCAGATGGACAACATCATCCCACGGATGTCCTCGTCTGCGCAACTGGGTTCGACACTACGTTCAACCCGAGATTCCCAGTCATCGGACGGAACGGTGTCACTCTAGCCAATCGCTGGCAGAAGACACCAGAGACCTATCTCTCCTTGGCTGTCGATGGATTCCCAAACTATTTCATCTGCTTGGGGCCAAACGCGGCACTAGGCGAGGGTAACCTGTTGCTTCTgattgagaaggagattgattACTTTACGCTCTGCGTGCAGAAGATGCAGCGTGATAACATCCGAGCGATGAGTGTGAAAAAAGAAGCGGTAGAAATGTTTACGCGCTACTGTGACCAGTACTTCTCAAGAACGGTATTCAGCGAGAAATGCCGTAGCTGGTACAAGGGAGGGACCGAGGATGGCAGAGTCATTGCATTATGGCCCG GTTCCTCGCTGCATTCAATGAAAGCTCTTGCGCATCCTCGTTGGGAGGATTACACGTACGACTATGTCAATGACAATCCAAACGGCTGGCTTGGAGACGGCTGGACGGAGAACGaaaagttgaagaagatcaacgtGGATTATCTGAATGATGACGAAATTGATTTTCCAACAAATGTCATCGCGGTATTGGATCAGTGA
- a CDS encoding putative phenol monooxygenase yields MPVFTEYAASSRELRVLPSFAPPLPRLSPRFTRPEGIEKYEVVIVGAGPAGLMLHLLLARYGLNDDSLLCIDAKPGTLKSGQADGLQPRTLEVLKSLGLADEILTDGCHMEEVAFWNPSPDKEKVIERTSIVPDVAVPARFQHEVTIHQGRIERILETDLLRYSKRGVQRNTKLVDVKIDEAGDAEFPVVAEIETDGTRRTIRSKHLVGADGAHSVVRRCMGLKLVGESMDHIWGVVDLVVDTDFPDIRRRCAIHSPAGSVMVIPRERIATGDYLTRLYVQVPQETPPEESQKPVNGTTAQSKGDTRARRSQVTQESIFRHAAQAFKPYYIRPKEEGAVDWWAAYQIGQRVTDNFTVKDSKGINRVFIVGDACHTHSPKAGQGMNVSMMDSYNLAWKLAYSLHGLTPSSAVPGQSDAVVDTYHSERHTIAQELIAFDRAFSSMFSGKIGPSEDGVEGLTHEQFLEVFSTGNGFTSGCGIEYPGSLMVDKASDDGVENPIKGTDYLSGVLRPGRRLLDVRCKRHADGNRRHLHDDFLSTGRFRILCLTSSDLLDPKGVSAQVLTSLGSSVLPRFPPNVIEQVVIHPRLGKTFMWQDVPNELKKHSEMRFYSGYALDDVYKIYGVDETRGALAVVRPDGYVGMVAGLADLERVQEYLERCIRTI; encoded by the exons ATGCCTGTGTTCACCGAATACGCCGCCTCGTCGCGTGAACTGCGCGTTCTGCCTTCATTTGCCCCTCCACTCCCCCGTCTTTCCCCGCGATTTACGCGTCCTGAAGGGATCGAAAAGTATGAAGTCGTCATTGTCGGCGCTGGTCCAGCAGGGCTGATGCTACACCTGCTTCTGGCACGATATGGCCTCAATGATGACTCTCTGCTTTGTATAGACGCGAAACCGGGCACGCTCAAATCGGGCCAAGCGGACGGCCTGCAGCCGCGCACGCTCGAAGTCCTCAAATCGCTTGGGCTGGCGGACGAGATTCTCACTGATGGCTGTCACATGGAAGAGGTTGCGTTCTGGAATCCGTCACCtgacaaggagaaggtgatTGAGAGGACGTCGATCGTTCCTGATGTGGCTGTGCCTGCCCGCTTTCAACATGAAGTCACAATCCACCAAGGTCGCATTGAGCGGATCCTCGAAACAGATCTGCTCCGGTATTCGAAAAGAGGCGTGCAGCGGAACACCAAGCTTGTGGACGTCAAGATCGACGAGGCAGGCGATGCGGAATTCCCGGTCGTCGCCGAGATCGAGACGGATGGCACCCGCCGCACAATACGCTCGAAACACTTGGTAGGCGCGGATGGCGCCCACTCGGTAGTCCGGCGCTGCATGGGGCTCAAGCTGGTCGGCGAGTCGATGGACCATATCTGGGGCGTGGTTGATCTGGTCGTCGACACGGATTTCCCCGATATTCGAAGGCGTTGCGCCATCCATTCACCGGCGGGGTCTGTTATGGTGATTCCGCGGGAGCGCATCGCGACGGGCGATTACCTTACTCGTCTCTATGTTCAAGTACCTCAAGAAACACCTCCTGAAGAGAGCCAGAAGCCTGTTAATGGGACTACGGCTCAGTCCAAGGGAGATACACGCGCGCGCCGAAGCCAGGTGACCCAGGAGTCCATTTTCCGGCATGCGGCGCAAGCATTTAAGCCGTACTATATTCGACCTAAGGAGGAGGGCGCAGTCGACTGGTGGGCCGCGTATCAGATCGGTCAGCGAGTCACGGAcaatttcaccgtcaaaGACTCGAAGGGAATCAATCGCGTGTTTATTGTTGGAGATG CTTGTCATACACATAGCCCAAAG GCGGGGCAAGGAATGAATGTGTCAATGATGGATTCGTACAATCTAGCTTGGAAACTGGCGTATTCCCTCCATGGACTTACACCTAGTTCGGCGGTCCCCGGCCAATCCGATGCTGTCGTGGATACATACCACTCTGAGCGACATACCATCGCCCAAGAACTCATCGCGTTCGATCGTGCCTTCTCGTCCATGTTCTCCGGCAAGATTGGGCCGTCAGAGGATGGAGTTGAGGGGCTCACGCACGAACAGTTCCTCGAAGTTTTTAGCACGGGCAATGGATTCACCAGCGGTTGTGGTATTGAGTATCCCGGTAGCCTAATGGTGGATAAAGCTTCGGATGACGGTGTAGAAAACCCGATTAAAGGGACAGATTACCTGTCCGGTGTCCTCCGTCCAGGCAGGAGATTACTTGACGTTCGTTGCAAGCGCCATGCAGATGGCAACCGACGGCACTTGCATGATG ACTTTCTATCGACAGGGCGCTTCCGTATTCTGTGTCTCACGTCTTCCGACCTTCTGGACCCCAAGGGCGTTTCCGCCCAGGTATTGACATCTCTCGGATCATCTGTCCTTCCACGCTTTCCGCCCAACGTGATTGAGCAAGTGGTTATCCACCCTCGCTTGGGCAAGACGTTCATGTGGCAGGATGTGCCAAACGAACTCAAGAAACACTCGGAGATGCGATTCTACAGCGGTTACGCGTTAGACGATGTCTACAAGATCTACGGCGTAGACGAGACAAGGGGTGCTCTGGCTGTCGTTCGACCTGATGGCTATGTTGGCATGGTGGCGGGGTTGGCGGATCTAGAGCGTGTACAGGAGTATCTAGAGAGGTGCATAAGGACTATCTGA
- a CDS encoding MFS transporter, whose product MTQDEDKKTENSRSRSTSVNSTDDSQHLSPTSSRESERSRSLRVLSITRTRSESRPRRGNLDRVYSGRHLDDQSVYHSDDDVPKAHAASLPREDDDEKQGSAVLEVRGGILNERDTDLEEGTRDQSALEKSRTAKSDRSRRDPKLVTWDGPDDPENPKNWPNKKKWAAIITVSLFTFISPVSSSMVAPALPSIASDFHIEDQVSSQLTLSIFVLAYAVGPLFLGPLSEIYGRVIVLQLSNLFYLVFNIACGVSRTKGQMIAFRFLSGLGGSAPLAVGGGVLSDCFKPEERGKSVAIYSLAPLLGPAVGPIVGGFISQDTTWRWVFYATSIADGAIQIGGLFFLRETYAPKILKRRAERIRKETGDSAYQTETERQNKTLSQTMQTALVRPFRLLSTQPIVQVLALYMAFIYGTMYLVLSTFSSLWTRVYNESTGIGGLNYISLGLGFWLGSQLCAPLNDRIYRRLKARNNNIGRPEFRVPLLVVGAFLTPVGLFIYGWTAQFRRHWIAPNIGACLFGAGNIIAFQCIQTYMVDTYTRFAASALAAVAFLRCICGFAFPLFAPYMYNALHYGWGNSLLAFVSIGLGIPAPIFLWKYGEILRKRSPYAAG is encoded by the exons ATGACTCAagatgaagacaagaagacTGAAAATAGTAGATCGCGATCGACCTCAGTAAATAGCACGGATGACAGTCAGCACCTGTCACCCACAAGTTCAAGGGAATCAGAACGTTCGCGGAGCTTGAGAGTCCTATCTATAACGAGAACAAGGTCGGAATCTAGGCCTAGAAGGGGGAATCTCGACAGAGTGTATTCTGGCAGGCATCTGGACGATCAATCGGTCTACCATAGCGACGATGACGTCCCTAAAGCCCACGCAGCAAGCTTACCTCgggaggacgatgacgagaaGCAGGGAAGCGCCGTGCTTGAAGTTCGGGGAGGGATCTTGAACGAACGCGACACTGACTTGGAAGAGGGTACTCGTGACCAGAGTGCGCTAGAAAAGTCACGAACGGCCAAGTCTGATAGATCGCGGCGGGATCCTAAACTG GTAACATGGGATGGCCCCGATGACCCCGAGAACCCCAAGAACTGGccaaacaagaagaaatGGGCTGCTATTATCACGGTTTCCCTTTTCACTTTTATCTCCCCAgtatcatcatccatggTTGCTCCTGCGTTGCCGTCGATTGCAAGTGATTTTCATATCGAGGACCAGGTCTCTTCTCAGCTTACTCTGTCCATTTTCGTATTGGCCTATGCCGTCGGCCCCCTGTTTCTGGGACCGCTTTCTGAGATCTACGGAAGAGTTATTGTTCTGCAATTGTCCAACCTATTCTATCTCGTGTTCAACATCGCATGCGGTGTCTCGCGAACCAAGGGGCAGATGATCGCTTTTCGGTTTCTTTCTGGCCTTGGAGGCAGTGCTCCTTTAGCG GTGGGTGGAGGTGTGCTTTCGGACTGTTTTAAACCAGAAGAGCGTGGAAAAAGTGTTGCAATCTACAGTCTTGCTCCGCTTCTGGGTCCAGCTGTCGGTCCTATAGTCGGTGGCTTCATTTCTCAAGACACCACCTGGCGATGGGTTTTTTATGCCACCTCCATTGCTGACGGAGCTATCCAAATCGGCGGGCTATTCTTCCTCCGTGAAACATATGCACCCAAGATCCTGAAACGGAGAGCAGAGCGGATCCGAAAAGAGACGGGTGATTCGGCGTACCAGACTGAAACCGAGCGACAGAACAAAACCCTTTCACAAACAATGCAGACGGCGCTCGTGAGGCCGTTCCGCCTCTTGTCCACCCAGCCCATCGTTCAAGTCTTGGCCCTGTACATGGCTTTTATCTATGGCACGATGTACCTCGTCCTTTCGACGTTCAGCTCTCTGTGGACTCGTGTCTACAACGAATCTACGGGCATTGGTGGTCTGAACTACATCTCCCTTGGGTTGGGATTCTGGTTGGGCTCTCAGCTCTGCGCTCCACTGAATGACCGCATTTATCGCCGACTCAAAGCCCGTAACAACAATATCGGCAGGCCCGAATTCCGAGTACCTCTCCTGGTGGTGGGCGCATTCCTCACCCCAGTGGGTCTCTTTATCTACGGCTGGACCGCTCAGTTTCGCCGTCATTGGATTGCTCCCAACATTGGTGCCTGCCTCTTCGGTGCTGGGAACATCATCGCCTTTCAGTGCATCCAGACCTACATGGTGGATACATACACGAGATTTGCTGCCAGCGCCCTAGCCGCGGTGGCTTTCTTACGTTGCATATGTGGATTCGCCTTTCCGCTATTTGCACCGTACATGTACAACGCCCTGCACTACGGATGGGGCAATAGTTTATTGGCCTTTGTGTCTATTGGTTTGGGAATACCGGCACCGATATTCCTCTGGAAGTACGGAGAGATTCTGCGTAAGCGCAGTCCATATGCGGCGGGTTAG
- a CDS encoding oleate delta-12 desaturase, with the protein MAGKMAEVRQRDVQTETEVVQDSIPSLKSLKDAIPKECFESSLAISFLYLARDILYCAILTYGAFHIHLLPSLPLRVLAWATYGFFQGCVGTGMWILAHECGHGAFSPYQGINDFIGWATHSFLLVPYFSWKITHARHHRYTGHMEKDTVFVPWTDEQLAKKRNVRIEQLKHFAEETPIVSFLQLIGHQLGGWQLYLLTNATAGAQSWPEGKPKTGPASHFNPVGALWTPSQRLSIAISDLGLLIMAAVLYYASTQIGAWNVVLLYFVPYLWVHHWLIAITYLQHTHPSVPHYTPEAWTYTKGALATVDRTMGFIGRHFFHEIIDYHVVHHLFSRIPFYKAEQATWAIQPLLGAQYHEEKEQSFLGSLVTTFRKCIYVSATGQPGVLHFVKADEGN; encoded by the exons ATGGCTGGGAAAATGGCGGAGGTTCGCCAGAGAGATGTACAGACTGAGACAGAG GTTGTCCAAGACAGTATTCCGAGTCTGAAATCGCTCAAAGATGCCATTCCCAAAGAATGCTTCGAGTCCTCactcgccatctccttcctctaCCTCGCCCGTGATATCCTTTACTGCGCCATCCTGACCTACGGCGCCTTCCATATCCATCTCCTCCCCTCGTTACCGCTCCGCGTCCTCGCCTGGGCCACATACGGCTTCTTCCAGGGCTGCGTCGGAACAGGGATGTGGATTCTGGCCCACGAATGCGGTCACGGAGCGTTCTCTCCCTACCAGGGCATCAACGACTTCATCGGCTGGGCTACCCACTCTTTCCTGCTCGTCCCTTACTTCTCGTGGAAGATTACCCACGCCCGCCACCACCGCTACACCGGCCACATGGAGAAAGACACCGTCTTCGTGCCGTGGACGGACGAGCAGCtcgcgaagaagaggaatgtgCGCATCGAGCAGCTCAAACACTTCGCTGAGGAGACCCCCATCGTCTCATTCCTGCAGCTCATCGGTCACCAGCTCGGTGGCTGGCAGCTGTACCTGTTGACCAACGCCACCGCCGGGGCGCAGAGCTGGCCCGAGGGCAAGCCCAAGACCGGCCCGGCGAGCCACTTCAACCCCGTCGGCGCGCTGTGGACTCCCTCGCAGCGTCTGTCCATCGCTATCTCTGATCTAGGCCTGCTGATCATGGCTGCCGTGCTGTACTACGCCAGCACCCAGATTGGGGCGTGGAATGTCGTCCTGCTCTACTTTGTCCCGTACCTGTGGGTTCACCACTGGCTGA TCGCCATCACATATCTCCAACACACCCACCCCTCCGTCCCGCACTACACCCCTGAAGCGTGGACCTACACCAAGGGCGCTCTCGCTACCGTCGACCGCACAATGGGTTTCATCGGCCGCCATTTCTTCCACGAGATTATTGATTATCACGTCGTGCACCACCTCTTCAGCCGCATCCCCTTCTACAAGGCCGAGCAGGCCACCTGGGCCATCCAGCCCCTGCTTGGAGCGCAGTAccacgaggagaaggaacagaGTTTCCTTGGTTCGTTGGTTACGACCTTCCGGAAGTGCATTTATGTTTCTGCCACGGGGCAGCCGGGTGTGCTGCACTTTGTGAAGGCTGATGAGGGGAATTAA
- a CDS encoding sugar porter family MFS transporter has product MSDVGVDTSRVEAPVTWKTYMMCAFAAFGGIFFGYDSGYISGVMAMDYFITEFEGLDKATTPADLFVIPSWKKSLITSILSAGTFFGSLIAGDLSDWFGRRTTIVAGCAIFIVGVVLQTASAATALLVVGRLIAGFGVGFVSAIIILYMSEIAPRKVRGAIVSGYQFCITIGLMLASCVDYATQNRTDSGSYRIPIGVQIAWALILGAGLLLLPESPRYFVKKGDLTRAAEALGRVRDQPRDSELIRSELAEIVANHEYEMQAIPQSGYFGSWFNCFRGSLWNPNSNLRRTVLGTSLQMMQQWTGVNFVFYFGTTFFKSLGTISDPFLISMITTIVNVCSTPISFYTMEKLGRRTLLLWGALGMVVCQFIVAIVGTVDGSNKSAVSAEISFICIYIFFFASTWGPGAWVVIGEIYPLPIRSRGVALSTASNWLWNCIIAVITPYMVDTDKGNLKAKVFFIWGSLCACAFVYTYFLIPETKGLTLEQVDKMMEETTPRTSAKWKPHGTFAAEMGLTDKDMAEKTAEVVHQEV; this is encoded by the exons ATGTCGGACGTTGGCGTCGATACCTCGCGCGTCGAGGCGCCTGTGACATGGAAGACCTACATGATGTGTGCCTTCGCGGCCTTCGGTGGTATCTTCTTCGGTTATGACTCTGGTTACATTTCCGGTGTTATGGCTATGGATTACTTCATCACTGAGTTCGAGGGTCTC GACAAGGCCACCACTCCGGCCGATCTTTTTGTCATTCCTTCCTGGAAGAAGTCTCTGATCACTTCCATTCTGTCTGCTGGTACTTTCTTCGGCTCTCTGATCGCTGGTGACTTGTCCGATTGGTTTGGTCGTCGTACTACCATTGTCGCCGGCTGCGCTATCTTCATTGTCGGTGTCGTTCTTCAGACTGCTTCCGCCGCTACTGCTCTGCTCGTGGTCGGCCGTCTGATTGCCGGTTTTGGTGTCGGTTTCGTTTCTGCCATCATTATCCTGTACATGTCCGAGATTGCGCCCCGCAAGGTCCGTGGCGCCATCGTTTCTGGTTACCAGTTCTGCATCACCATTGGTCTGATGCTGGCTTCCTGCGTCGACTACGCCACCCAGAACCGCACCGACTCTGGCTCCTACCGCATCCCCATCGGTGTCCAGATCGCCTGGGCTCTCATCCTTGGTGCcggtctccttctcctgccCGAGTCTCCTCGTTACTTCGTCAAGAAGGGCGATCTGACCCGTGCCGCCGAGGCTCTTGGCCGTGTCCGTGACCAGCCCCGCGATTCTGAGCTCATCCGCTCCGAATTGGCGGAGATTGTCGCCAACCACGAGTATGAGATGCAGGCCATTCCCCAGAGCGGCTACTTCGGCAGCTGGTTCAACTGCTTCCGTGGAAGCCTCTGGAACCCCAACAGCAACCTCCGTCGTACCGTTCTGGGTACTTctctgcagatgatgcaaCA GTGGACTGGTGTCAACTTCGTCTTCTACTTCGGTAccaccttcttcaagagcttGGGAACCATCAGCGACCCTTTCCTGATCAGCATGATCACCACCATCGTCAATGTCTGCTCCACTCCCATCTCCTTCTACACCATGGAAAAGCTCGGTCGTCGtactcttctcctctggggTGCTCTGGGCATGGTTGTCTGCCAGTTCATTGTCGCCATTGTCGGAACTGTCGACGGCAGCAACAAGAGTGCCGTCAGCGCGGAAATCTCCTTCATCTGCATTTACATCTTTTTCTTCGCCAGCACCTGGGGTCCTGGTGCCTGGGTCGTCATCGGCGAGATCTACCCTCTGCCCATCCGTTCCCGTGGTGTTGCTCTGTCCACCGCCTCTAACTGGCTCTGGAACTGC ATCATCGCTGTCATCACCCCCTACATGGTCGACACTGACAAGGGTAACCTCAAGGCCAaggtcttcttcatctggggATCTCTCTGCGCCTGTGCCTTTGTCTACACCTACTTCCTCATCCCTGAGACCAAGGGTCTCACCCTCGAGCAGGTCGacaagatgatggaggagaccaCTCCCCGTACCTCTGCCAAGTGGAAGCCTCACGGCACCTTCGCCGCCGAGATGGGTCTCACTGACAAGGATATGGCTGAGAAGACCGCCGAGGTTGTCCACCAGGAGGTTTAA
- a CDS encoding intradiol ring-cleavage dioxygenase has protein sequence MVQLASTLVAAVAGLASVSLAHPGHNVKAEAAERAAFLKRSNIARSWGDCAAKLKARGLESRSIARREHAVEMLRRSKGLETRAPFLKARDLTTVLNTSHESSLNVDLSTDPSVLFSSNATCVLASDVTQGPYYVSGELIRSDITENQAGVPLYVDVQMVDSSTCEPVTGVYLDFWHCNATGVYSGVVASGNGNSNDDSNLDATFLRGLQKTDKEGVAQFQTIFPGHYTGRTTHIHVLTHSLNETTVNANNTLQALYTAHSAHVGQIFFDQDLISTVEKLSPYSTNTQELTTNDEDSILAEEADIIDPFVEYVFLGDSVSDGIFAWISLAMDSSKSSSVTPAAYYTEDGGVENSSSGGSGGPGGSGSGGPGGAPPS, from the exons ATGGTCCAACTCGCTTCTACCCTTGTCGCTGCCGTGGCCGGCCTTGCCAGCGTCTCCTTGGCGCATCCCGGCCACAATGTCAAAGCCGAGGCTGCGGAGCGTGCGGCTTTCCTGAAGCGTTCTAATATCGCTCGCAGTTGGGGAGATTGCGCCGCGAAGCTCAAGGCCCGCGGCCTTGAGAGTCGCAGCATTGCCCGTCGTGAGCATGCAGTCGAGATGCTTCGCCGCAGCAAGGGCTTGGAGACTC GTGCTCCTTTCCTCAAGGCTCGCGACCTTACTACTGTTCTCAACACTTCCCACGAATCCTCTTTGAATGTGGACTTGTCCACCGACCCCTCGGTCCTGTTCTCCTCCAACGCAACCTGTGTCTTGGCATCCGACGTTACTCAGGGACCTTACT ATGTAAGCGGCGAATTGATCCGCAGCGACATCACCGAGAACCAGGCGGGTGTTCCTCTCTACGTGGACGTCCAGATGGTTGACAGCTCCACCTGCGAGCCTGTCACCGGTGTCTATCTGGACTTCTGGCACTGCAATGCTACT GGTGTCTACTCCGGCGTTGTTGCTAGTGGAAACGGCAACTCCAACGACGACAGCAACCTCGACGCTACCTTCCTCCGTGGCCTCCAGAAAACCGACAAAGAGGGTGTCGCCCAGTTCCAGACCATCTTTCCAGGCCACTACACCGGACGCACCACCCATATTCACG TCCTAACCCACTCCCTCAACGAAACCACCGTCAACGCCAACAACACCCTCCAGGCCCTCTACACCGCGCACTCCGCTCATGTCGGCCAGATTTTCTTCGATCAGGACCTCATCTCTACCGTCGAAAAGCTCTCGCCCTACTCTACCAACACGCAGGAGCTCACTACTAATGACGAGGACAGCATCCTTGCCGAGGAGGCCGACATCATCGATCCCTTTGTCGAATACGTTTTTCTGGGTGACTCTGTCTCTGACGGTATCTTCGCTTGGATCTCCCTTGCCATGGACTCCTCCAAGAGCAGCTCTGTGACTCCTGCTGCTTACTATACTGAGGATGGTGGTGTCGAGAACAGCAGCTCCGGTGGTTCCGGTGGTCCCGGTGGCTCCGGCTCTGGTGGCCCTGGCGGTGCTCCTCCTAGCTAG